A genome region from Nocardia sp. NBC_00565 includes the following:
- a CDS encoding DUF397 domain-containing protein, whose amino-acid sequence MNIDLSEAKWFKSRRSTSGSDCVEVAHLGHSMVGVRDSKNPTGPALVFTPSEWDAFTAAVQNGEFNRPY is encoded by the coding sequence GTGAACATCGACCTGTCCGAGGCCAAGTGGTTCAAGAGCAGGCGCAGCACGAGCGGTTCGGATTGCGTCGAGGTCGCGCACCTCGGGCACAGCATGGTCGGAGTACGGGACTCGAAGAACCCGACCGGCCCGGCGCTCGTCTTCACTCCTTCGGAGTGGGATGCATTCACCGCTGCCGTCCAGAACGGCGAGTTCAACCGGCCCTACTAG